In Paenacidovorax monticola, the genomic window CGATCGGCGCCAGGATGGGCACGAGGATCATCACCCCTGGCAGCGGCTCCATGAAGATGCCGAACACGAGCAGCAGCAGGTTCACCGCGATCAGGAACATGATGGGCGAGAGCTGCCAGCTCACGATGAGCTGCGACAGGTACTGCGGAATGCCTTCCACCGTGAGCACCCAGGCGAAGGCCGCCGAGGTGGCCATGACCAGCAGCACCGACGAGGTCAGCATGGCCGAGCGCGCCGCGATGCCGGGCAGCGCCTTCCACTCGAGCGTGCGGTAGACCCACTTGCCGCACACGAGCGCGTAGAACACCGCCACCACCGAGGCCTCGGTAGGCGTGAAGATGCCGAAGCGGATCCCCACGATGATGAGCACGATGAGCAGCAGCGCCGGAATGGCCTTGATGCTCGTGACCAGCATCTCGCGGCCGCTCGGGCGCGGCTCGCGCGAGCGGTAGTCGCGCTTCTTGCACACCCACCAGTTCACGGCCGCCATGGCGATCGCGATCAGGATGCCCGGGATGAAGCCCGCGACGAACAGGCCGCCCACCGAGACGTTTTCGTCCTGCAGCGCGTAGATGATCATGCTGACCGAGGGCGGAATGATGGGGCCCACGATGGCCGTGCTCGCCGTGAGCGCGGCGGCGTAGGGACGCGAATAGCCGGCCTTGTCCATCATCTTCACCATCATGGAGCCCGGGCCCGCCGCATCGGCCAGGGCCGAGCCCGAAATGCCCGAGAACAGCGTGAGCGACAGCACGTTGGCATAGCCCAGGCCGCCGCGCAGGTGCCCCACGAACTGCGCCGCGAAGCGCAGCAGCACGGCCGTGAGCGCGCCGCCCGACATGAGCTCGGCCGCGAGAATGAAGAACGGCACGGCCATCAGCGGAAAGCTGTCGATGCCCGTGAACATCTCCTTGAACACGACGAGCTGCGGATAACGCCCGCCCACGAAGACGGCCAGGGCCGCCGAGATGGCGAGCGCGAAAGCCACGGGAAAACCGAGTGCCAGCAGCACGACAACGGCGACGAAGAGCGTGAGAGCCATGGTGTATGCCTCCCGCTCAGATCGAGGCCGCCGCGTCGGCGCCCATTTCGCCGGACTCGACATAGCTGCCGTCGGCCACGTAGCCGCGCGCGATGAACAGCAGGTGCGCGAACATCAGCAGAAATCCCACAGGCATGGCCACGTAGATCCAGGCCATGGGCACGTCGGTGGCCGCCGTGGTCTGAAAGCGCGTGGCCCAGACGTAGAGCACCGAGAAGTACGTCATCACCAGGCAGAACAGCCCCACGCCCGCCACCACCACGGCGCGGATCGCGCGCGCCGCACGCGGGCC contains:
- a CDS encoding TRAP transporter small permease, whose protein sequence is MLDRVERALVACNRWLLIVLLLAMACIVFANVVLRYTTGDSIVWAEEVARHMMIWCTFLGAGLVLRFGGHVAIDNLHNAVGPRAARAIRAVVVAGVGLFCLVMTYFSVLYVWATRFQTTAATDVPMAWIYVAMPVGFLLMFAHLLFIARGYVADGSYVESGEMGADAAASI